The Acidobacteriota bacterium sequence CCACGATCGCACGGCCGCCGTAGTTCGCGCGGACGATCTGCCCCAGCGGATCCTCGCCCGGCCAGAAGCGGTGCGCAGCGGCCTCGCTGACGAGAAACGGATACGGGGCGCCCTCGGGCCAGCTCTCCGGAAGGGGTTCGCCCCGAAGCAGCGGGATGCCCATCGCGCGCAGGTAGCCCGGGCTCACGATGCAGTTCGGCGCCCGCAGAGGCGCGCCGTCGGCCGATCCGCTGCCGTCCGGCCTCAGGAACACGAGCGTGTCGCTGCACTCGTTGTCGAGCGGCAGGTGCGTGATGCTCCCGGCCGCCGCGACGCCGGGCAGGGCCGCAATCCGCTCGAGGATCTGCTGCCGTCGCTGGACGACGTGTGGCCCGATGTCGCCCGTCGCGCTTGCCAGGTTGAGCTGTAACGTGGCCGCCAGCACGCGTTCCGGATCGAATCCGGCATCCGCGTGACGCAGTTCGACGAAGCTGCGCGCGAAGAGATTCGCGCTGATCACGAGCACGACGGCAAAGGCCACCTGCGCGACAACGAGGGCGCTGCGAAGGCGGGCGGCCCCGTCGAACGACCCGCGTCCGCTGCGCATGGCCCGCTGTGGCGCGGCATGGGCGGCGCGCAGCGCCGGGAGGATGCCGAACAGCACGGCGGTCACCGCCGCGAGCAGCAGGCCGAATGCGACCACGCGGCCGTCAACGCGGACGTCCTCGACGCGCGGCAGGGTTCCGGCGCTCAGCGCGAGCAACGCCTGCACGCCCCACCAGGCCAGCGCCAGGCCCACGACGCCGCCGAGGA is a genomic window containing:
- a CDS encoding FtsX-like permease family protein, producing MLGILGGVVGLALAWWGVQALLALSAGTLPRVEDVRVDGRVVAFGLLLAAVTAVLFGILPALRAAHAAPQRAMRSGRGSFDGAARLRSALVVAQVAFAVVLVISANLFARSFVELRHADAGFDPERVLAATLQLNLASATGDIGPHVVQRRQQILERIAALPGVAAAGSITHLPLDNECSDTLVFLRPDGSGSADGAPLRAPNCIVSPGYLRAMGIPLLRGEPLPESWPEGAPYPFLVSEAAAHRFWPGEDPLGQIVRANYGGRAIVVGVVGDVRQNGLSADPPPVVYFNQRTAPRIMTTIVARTTGDPTRLVEPIRSIIRDIDPNQPVRRIATLADVMSESIARDRFFTLLFGLFGGLALALAAVGVYGVLAYSVGRRTQEIGVRMALGAQMGDVLHMVMAEGLRLVLAGMVAGAAAALLATRVLSGQLHGISTTDPVAYVAAIAVLSVVALLACYVPARRATRIHAVEALRAE